One segment of Paenibacillus sp. FSL R7-0337 DNA contains the following:
- a CDS encoding sigma factor G inhibitor Gin, giving the protein MEQQTGQACIICGQEKEEGIVIVSHFICEDCESEMVRTEAEDVKYNFFISRMKKINLRMHA; this is encoded by the coding sequence ATGGAACAGCAAACAGGGCAGGCTTGCATTATCTGCGGGCAGGAAAAGGAAGAGGGCATTGTGATTGTCTCGCATTTCATCTGTGAAGACTGTGAGAGTGAGATGGTGCGTACGGAGGCTGAGGATGTGAAGTACAACTTTTTCATTAGCCGGATGAAGAAGATCAATCTGCGTATGCATGCTTAA
- a CDS encoding aminotransferase class I/II-fold pyridoxal phosphate-dependent enzyme, with product MDKLQPGRAPVYEMLEQYRLKGNISYHVPGHKNGEAYRRTVSAESAGYLTEVMRYDVTEITGTDDLHHPEGVIREAQELAADCYGAEESYMLVGGSTAGNLALILTVCAEPGRLLLLQRNVHKSVIHGLMLAGARAVFLEPQIDPGSGLAVAPSAETVQAALNAYPEAAGVMVTMPNYYGMGIDLAPLAQACHTSGVPLLVDEAHGAHYGQHPALPAGALAGGADGVVQSTHKMLTALTMGAMLHVQGPWLDRALLRQRLAMVQSSSPSYPVMASLDLARRLLHSQGASAFTAGLAAVDVLRRGLAALPRFGLLQPASLQQPVCGEAGAAGASTPPLRGAAYVTQDPFKAVIYDAAGVLGGFELQRRLEERGIVPEMSDDRHVVLAFSLGSKAEEAAELLTALQDIAALTSLAEPQTGGTTASSDLDYIAGSDHISDPEPVSGLDLTAGPGQSTYSDTASAPAPQGGESFSSSRNAAQAVSYNSREGDSTFSGDISTWNNFDIPAASAPVAFSTRPVAAGETESIELEASAGRIAAEMVIPYPPGIPLLYPGESITASVCDRLIRLRTGGAKFQACTDPALQHIKVYNIQKGGEA from the coding sequence ATGGACAAGCTACAGCCTGGCAGGGCACCTGTATACGAAATGCTGGAACAATATAGACTTAAGGGTAATATATCTTATCATGTGCCGGGACATAAGAACGGGGAGGCTTACCGGCGTACTGTCAGTGCAGAGAGTGCGGGGTATCTCACGGAAGTAATGCGTTACGATGTGACGGAGATTACCGGAACGGATGATCTTCATCATCCGGAAGGGGTAATAAGGGAAGCACAGGAGTTGGCCGCCGATTGTTATGGCGCGGAGGAGAGTTATATGCTGGTGGGTGGCAGCACCGCCGGCAATCTGGCTCTGATCCTGACGGTGTGTGCAGAGCCCGGAAGGCTGCTTCTCTTGCAGCGCAACGTCCATAAGTCCGTAATCCATGGACTGATGCTGGCAGGAGCGCGTGCAGTCTTCCTGGAGCCGCAGATTGATCCGGGCAGCGGACTCGCCGTGGCTCCGTCTGCTGAGACGGTGCAGGCGGCGCTGAATGCCTATCCGGAGGCAGCCGGTGTCATGGTCACAATGCCGAACTACTACGGCATGGGCATTGACCTTGCGCCCCTCGCGCAGGCCTGTCACACAAGCGGCGTGCCGCTGTTGGTAGATGAGGCGCACGGGGCGCATTACGGACAGCACCCGGCGCTTCCAGCCGGGGCGCTTGCCGGGGGCGCAGACGGCGTGGTGCAGTCCACGCATAAGATGCTGACCGCGCTGACGATGGGCGCCATGCTGCATGTGCAAGGGCCATGGCTGGACCGCGCGCTGCTGCGGCAGCGCCTGGCCATGGTGCAGAGCTCCAGCCCATCGTACCCCGTGATGGCTTCGCTCGATCTGGCCCGGCGCCTGCTGCACAGCCAGGGCGCCAGTGCCTTCACGGCGGGGCTCGCCGCCGTGGATGTCCTGCGGCGCGGCCTGGCGGCGCTGCCGCGCTTCGGGCTGCTGCAGCCGGCTTCGCTGCAGCAGCCTGTCTGCGGCGAGGCGGGCGCCGCAGGAGCGAGTACGCCGCCGCTGCGCGGGGCGGCGTACGTGACCCAGGACCCCTTTAAGGCGGTCATTTATGACGCCGCAGGGGTCCTGGGGGGCTTCGAGCTGCAGCGCAGGCTCGAAGAGAGGGGAATCGTGCCGGAGATGAGCGACGACCGGCACGTGGTTCTGGCCTTCAGCCTCGGCTCGAAGGCTGAAGAGGCAGCGGAGCTGCTGACAGCGCTGCAGGACATTGCAGCGCTGACTTCCTTGGCAGAGCCGCAGACAGGCGGGACCACTGCCTCATCAGACCTTGATTATATTGCTGGCTCTGATCATATCTCTGATCCTGAACCTGTCTCTGGTCTAGATCTTACCGCTGGGCCCGGCCAGTCTACTTACTCAGACACTGCCTCAGCTCCCGCTCCCCAAGGCGGAGAATCCTTCTCCAGCTCACGGAACGCAGCCCAGGCAGTGTCATATAATAGCAGAGAAGGGGACTCAACCTTCTCCGGCGATATTTCCACGTGGAACAATTTTGACATTCCGGCAGCATCAGCTCCGGTTGCGTTCTCAACCCGGCCGGTCGCTGCCGGTGAGACAGAGAGCATAGAGCTTGAGGCAAGTGCGGGCAGGATTGCGGCAGAGATGGTTATTCCCTATCCGCCTGGCATTCCGCTCCTGTATCCAGGAGAGAGCATTACAGCGTCTGTCTGTGACAGGCTGATCCGTCTGCGTACAGGCGGGGCGAAATTCCAGGCCTGTACTGATCCGGCCTTACAGCATATTAAGGTATACAACATTCAGAAGGGCGGAGAAGCATAA